The Candidatus Acidiferrales bacterium DNA segment GAAGGCGATCTAGCCGAAAGCAAGAAGGAGAACTGTCATGAACTCATTTGAGCGAACAGTGACAACCGACAAGTCGTTTGACGAAGCAGTGTCTAGGGTCGAACGCAAAGCAGCAGAAAAGGGCTTTCGGGTTCTGCACACCCATGATGTCGCGGCGACCCTGGCCGAAAAGGGCTTTCCACGCGAGCCTCTGAAAATCATCGAAATCTGCAATGCCAAGTATGCGAGCCAGGTGCTGAATAAAGATGTCAAACTCTCCTTGATGCTTCCTTGCCCCATCAGCGTCTACATCGAAAAGGGCAAGACGAACATCAGCACGCTGCTTCCAACCTCCATCGCACAGTTTTTCCCTCAAGCCGGTATTGAGGGGCTGGCGTCGGAGGTGGAAAAGATCGTGCTCCAAATCATCGAAGAGGCACGCTGAGGAGATCGGGCATGGTGGATGACGTCGCAAAGATTCGCACCCGCGAGCACACGGTGGAAGCGTCATAGGGTTGGATGGAAGGGTGGACGGGATGCAAAGCTTCGAGTTCAGAATTCGAGGAATGGATTGCGCTGAGGAAGTGGACGTTCTGAAGCGCGAAATCGCTCCGCTCGTCGGCGGCGTTGAAAATCTGGCCTTTGACCTTTTGAAATGCAAGATGACCCTACTGAAGCCGCCGAGCGGATTGACCGAGCAAGCTGTAATCCAGGCGGTCGAGCGCACGGGGATGCGTGCCGAGCTGTGGCGCGAGTTGGACGAAAAGTCGGCGGAAAAAACCCTTTGGCGGAAGCGCGGCAGGACAATCCTTTCGGGGTGCAGCGGGGTTCTCACCGCAATAGGCTTTGCTGTCCAT contains these protein-coding regions:
- a CDS encoding DUF302 domain-containing protein, encoding MNSFERTVTTDKSFDEAVSRVERKAAEKGFRVLHTHDVAATLAEKGFPREPLKIIEICNAKYASQVLNKDVKLSLMLPCPISVYIEKGKTNISTLLPTSIAQFFPQAGIEGLASEVEKIVLQIIEEAR